In a single window of the Magnolia sinica isolate HGM2019 chromosome 7, MsV1, whole genome shotgun sequence genome:
- the LOC131252167 gene encoding putative clathrin assembly protein At2g25430 has translation MHRRFRQAYTALREHGSVSYAKIASISGFYDLDFIIIKATAPDDVPLPERYVQELVKIFTFSPSSSRAFSICFTRRFGKTQCWRVAFKCLLLLHRLLRSLPESNSFRSDLLWSRSNGFLSLYPCHFRDASSSPSNSRDFTHFIRSYARLLDEALECFSIDDHTANEFPESLSEKMREIGRVVDLLPQLQSLLDRVIECHPVGAAARSFIIRSAMKPIIRDSFMCYAVFRHNIVVLLDNLFQMQYRCSISALRIYKKAATQARRLSEFYESCKAMGLCGAYEYPFVDQIPHIHVRALESFINEMWQLTESSSSTSRTSLSETESPPSSFTEDGSERQLARLETVVSTEWEKFEEEEVGPLIQLEGNDVDWEVLLEASAARSWVPHNLLHQPVGYGFGYGIGYGYGCRTMEGREQNVTDTWQLQPYNLNPFDPFYYGYGTPNCYEVSMGTYAHPWRL, from the coding sequence ATGCATCGGCGATTCCGGCAAGCGTACACCGCTCTCCGGGAACATGGCAGCGTAAGCTATGCCAAGATCGCCTCGATCAGTGGATTCTACGACCTGgatttcatcatcatcaaagcgaCGGCTCCCGACGATGTCCCACTACCTGAAAGGTATGTCCAAGAACTTGTGAAGATCTTCACCTTCTCACCATCCTCTTCTAGAGCCTTCTCAATCTGCTTCACTCGCCGATTCGGCAAGACTCAGTGCTGGCGAGTCGCATTCAAGTGCCTCTTGCTCCTCCACCGCCTGCTTCGGTCCCTTCCAGAATCCAATTCCTTCCGATCCGATCTCTTATGGTCCCGATCCAACggttttctcagcctctacccaTGTCACTTCCGCGACGCTTCATCATCACCGTCGAATTCTCGTGATTTCACCCACTTCATCAGATCCTACGCCCGTCTACTAGATGAGGCTCTGGAATGCTTCTCGATCGATGATCATACGGCGAACGAATTTCCTGAAAGCTTATCGGAGAAGATGAGGGAGATCGGACGTGTCGTCGACCTCCTGCCTCAGCTCCAGAGTCTGTTAGACCGAGTCATCGAGTGCCACCCGGTCGGTGCTGCCGCACGGAGCTTTATTATCCGATCGGCAATGAAGCCGATCATCCGTGACAGCTTCATGTGCTACGCCGTATTCCGTCACAACATCGTCGTGCTGCTCGATAACCTCTTCCAGATGCAGTACCGGTGCTCGATATCGGCGCTGCGGATTTACAAGAAGGCGGCAACTCAGGCGAGGCGACTCAGTGAGTTCTACGAGTCATGTAAGGCGATGGGGCTGTGTGGGGCGTACGAGTACCCGTTCGTAGACCAGATTCCACATATACACGTGCGAGCGTTGGAATCTTTTATTAATGAGATGTGGCAGTTGACTGAATCATCATCGTCCACGTCTAGGACCTCATTATCTGAAAcagaatccccaccgtccagtttCACGGAGGATGGGAGTGAGAGACAGCTCGCACGGTTGGAGACCGTCGTCAGTACTGAGTGGGAGAAGTTCGAGGAGGAAGAAGTTGGGCCGTTGATACAGTTGGAAGGCAATGATGTTGATTGGGAGGTGCTTCTAGAAGCTTCTGCTGCCCGTTCTTGGGTCCCACACAACTTACTACACCAACCAGTCGGATATGGGTTCGGGTACGGAATCGGGTATGGATATGGCTGCAGAACAATGGAGGGGAGAGAGCAAAACGTGACCGATACATGGCAGCTACAACCCTACAATCTGAACCCGTTCGATCCGTTCTATTATGGGTACGGTACGCCCAATTGCTATGAAGTCTCCATGGGTACTTATGCCCATCCATGGAGATtgtag